The following is a genomic window from bacterium.
ACGAGGAACTTGATCGCGGCATGCAGGGCCGGGGCCTTCTGCACCTCGTCGATGACCGCGAAGGGCGGCAGACCGGCCAGGAAGGCCTGCGGATCGGCGCTGGCGGCGGCGAGGACGGTGGCGTCGTCCAGGCTCAGATAGGCGCCATTTCTTTTAGTAGCAACGGCTTGCGCGAGCGTGCTCTTGCCTGTCTGCCTGGCGCCGCCGAGGAAGACGACGGGGGTGTCGGCCAGGGCGGCTTCGACGCGGTCGGTGATATTTCGCCAGATCATGGTGATATTTTACCCACAGCGTGGGTAATTTGCAAGGACTGAGCCGGACAGGGAGGGCGCGGGGCTAGGCCCGCGCGGCGCGGGCGATGCGTTCGGCGCTGAGGTTCAGCCGGGCGATCTTGTCGTTGAGGGTGCTGCGGCTCACCCCGAGGATGCGCGCCGCGGCGGCCTTGTTGCCGCGGGCGCGGGTGAGGGCGGCGAGGATGGCGTCCTTCTCGGCCTTGAGGACGATGCTCGCCAGGTCGCTGCCGAAGTCCTCCACGGGCGTGAGCACGCTCTCGGGGAAGAGGTCCACGCTGAGGTGCCCGGTGTCGCGCGCGAAGAGCGCCATGCGGCCGACGAGGCTCTGCAGCTCGCGCACGTTGCCGGGCCAGGGGTACTCGCGGATCTTGTCCTCGGCGTGCGGGTCGAGGGCGATCTTGCGGCCCAGGCGCGTGCCGATCTCGTGGATGAAGTAGCGCGTGAGGAGCACCGCGTCCTCGCCGCGATCGCGCAGCGCAGGTAGCGCGAGAACGACGTGGTTCAGCCGATAGAGCAGGTCGCGGCGGAAGCGGCCGCGGGTGACGAGCGCCGCGAGGTCCCGGTTGGTCGCGCTGACCACGCGGACGTCGGCGTGGCAGTCCTCGTCCGAGCCGACGGGGCTGTAGATGCCGTCCTGCAGCACGCGCAGGAGCTTGGCCTGGAGGCGCGGGCTGAGGTCGCCGATCTCGTCGAGGAAGAGCGTGCCCTTGTCGGCCTGGGCGAACTTGCCGGCGCGGTCGCGATGCGCGCCGGTGAAGGAGCCCTTGAGGTGGCCGAAGAGTTCGCTCTCCATCAGCTCGTCGGGGATCGCCGCGCAGTTGACGATGACGAGGTCGCCCTTGCGGCCGCTCAGCTTGTGCAGCGCGCGGGCGAAGAGCTCCTTGCCGGTGCCCGTCTCGCCCGTGATGAGCACCGCCGCGTCCGAGGGCGCGACCGTGTCGAGCACTTCCAGCAGCTTGGCGATGGAGACGTCCGCGCTGATGATGCCGTGCACCTTGCCGAGGGCGGCGAGGGTCTGGCCATCCGGCGGCGTGAAGGGCTTGCTGGGCAGGCGCTCGGTGAGGGCGTCGAGGTGGGCGCGCGTCTGGGCGATGCGCGGGGCGATGCCCATTTCGTCGAAGAGGCCGAGGGCGCTCGCCATGTGGCGGAAGGCTTCGCGAAGGTCGTCCTCGCGCTTGCGAGATTCGTGGGCCCGCTCGTAGAAACCGGCCAACGCCATGTGGCTGAACGCGCGCTCGTACTTCTCGTCCTTGTCGCGATAGAACTCGACGGCCTTGAGCAGCAGGTTCTCGCCCTCGGCCGGCTCGTTGCGGCGCTCGGCGAGCAGCCCGAGCGTGCGGAAGAGCGCGCCGATTTCGTAGACCTCGCCCACGCGCTCGCAGACTTCGAGGCTGCGCTTCGCGGCGGAGAAGGCTTCGTCGCTGCGCTCGAGCTCGTACAGAGCCCAGGCGCGGCGACGCAGCAACTCGCCGACCAGGTCATTTTGCTCGGAGATCTTGTAGGCCAGCTCAAGCCCAGCGTCGATCGCGGCTAGCGCTTCGGGCCACTCCCCGCGGAGCTTGTGGTAGTCGGCCCAAACCTCGTGCGTGATCACACGGCTGCGGATTGGCGTGTTCTCGTCCGTAGCCTGGGCGATCATCTCCAGGTGCTTGCGGACCTGGTGGTCGTCCTCAAGGGCGAGGTAGAGGCGCGCGAATTCGTTGAGGTACTTGTTCGATCGCAGTAGATCTAGACTCGTCTGGTTGAGCTGAAGCAAGTCCTCGTGGGCCTTGGAGAGATTACCCACCTTCCTGAGCGCGATCATCCGATTGAAGATGGTCCGGTGCCTCCACTCCTTGAGCCCCGCCTTCTGGAACTGAGTGATCGCCTTCTCGAACGATCGTGCTGCTACTTGGAACTCGCTAGCGCTCTTGTAGAGGATCCCCAATTGATACTCGACCGCTCCGCGCAGCCCTGCAAGAGCCCCGTCTGGCAGAAGATAGCGGGCACGCTCGAGACTGCGTTCCGCCAGCTCGAAATCCCCCTGGGCCTTCGAGATCCTCGCCCTCAGGATCTCCAGTCTGGCTAAGTAGGTCGTACTGCTTTCGGGCAGGGGAAGGCCCTTAATGCGCTCAAGAGCCTGGTCTGGCTTGCCCTGGACCAGAAGATCCAAAGCCTCCAGCATGAGAGTGGCAGAAACGAAATCCCATCTCTCGCTAGGCTGAAGCCCCGCGAGGTAATCTTGGGATCGCCGCTTGTTGAACTGGTTAAGGTAGAACCATGAAAGCCGGAGGCGGCAGAGGTCTGCCTCCGATGCGGTAAGCGCTCCGCGATGAAGTAGGACTTCCAACTCTCCCGCGGCCGTGGAGTCCAGAAAATCCCACCCTACGATGAATTGCCCGATCAGATGTTCAGCGCGGCCTTCCAATCCAACCCTCCACTCAGGTCGAGCGCTACCAGGCTAGCCAGCGGATCGTGCTCCAGAAGGTTGCCACCAAGGAAGCCAGCGGCGATGCGATATTGGCTCCGTCGTCATCATCATCGCCAATAGAAGGATCGATCAGGACATCAATCGGCTGATAATCCTCAGGACCCTTGGGCGGAGTTCTCGCCTCTGCCACAGGGCTACCTAGGCTCATCAAGAGCACTATCAAGCAGACGAGGGAAAGCAGGCTACGCCGCTTCATCCAGATCGGCTCCTTGCGTTCATGTCGTGTAGAGGCCAACTATGGCCTACTTGTCTCCTAAGGGGATGAAGCCATCCGCAGGAGTGGGCGGATTGAGCGTGCAACCGGGCGGCCGCTTTGACCGAGAGTCATGGGGAACGCGGAGAGGCGCCGGTTGCTACTTGGCTTCGGTCCCCGATCCGACATGTGCAGATGTAAGTCTACGGACTGGCGGGATGCGAGTCAAACGCTAATCACCGCTGAGAACTGGACTAGCGCCCGAAGCGGCGTTGGTGTCCGCCTGGTGGCTCCTTTGCCTCCACGGCTCACCCAGTGCTCGACCACCGAGCTCCCGGGCCCCAGGCTAACCCTGCTCGACGACGAAGCTTAGTTCGCCAGGAGCGTCGAGCGGCTGGGGGGGGGGCGTAACTCATTCTCAAGAGACAAGTTGACGCCTGAATCCCA
Proteins encoded in this region:
- a CDS encoding ATP-binding protein, which codes for MIWRNITDRVEAALADTPVVFLGGARQTGKSTLAQAVATKRNGAYLSLDDATVLAAASADPQAFLAGLPPFAVIDEVQKAPALHAAIKFLV
- a CDS encoding sigma-54-dependent Fis family transcriptional regulator — its product is MLEALDLLVQGKPDQALERIKGLPLPESSTTYLARLEILRARISKAQGDFELAERSLERARYLLPDGALAGLRGAVEYQLGILYKSASEFQVAARSFEKAITQFQKAGLKEWRHRTIFNRMIALRKVGNLSKAHEDLLQLNQTSLDLLRSNKYLNEFARLYLALEDDHQVRKHLEMIAQATDENTPIRSRVITHEVWADYHKLRGEWPEALAAIDAGLELAYKISEQNDLVGELLRRRAWALYELERSDEAFSAAKRSLEVCERVGEVYEIGALFRTLGLLAERRNEPAEGENLLLKAVEFYRDKDEKYERAFSHMALAGFYERAHESRKREDDLREAFRHMASALGLFDEMGIAPRIAQTRAHLDALTERLPSKPFTPPDGQTLAALGKVHGIISADVSIAKLLEVLDTVAPSDAAVLITGETGTGKELFARALHKLSGRKGDLVIVNCAAIPDELMESELFGHLKGSFTGAHRDRAGKFAQADKGTLFLDEIGDLSPRLQAKLLRVLQDGIYSPVGSDEDCHADVRVVSATNRDLAALVTRGRFRRDLLYRLNHVVLALPALRDRGEDAVLLTRYFIHEIGTRLGRKIALDPHAEDKIREYPWPGNVRELQSLVGRMALFARDTGHLSVDLFPESVLTPVEDFGSDLASIVLKAEKDAILAALTRARGNKAAAARILGVSRSTLNDKIARLNLSAERIARAARA